The following coding sequences are from one Pigmentibacter sp. JX0631 window:
- a CDS encoding cytochrome c — protein sequence MKALKLIFILFMTIDFNVYADKNEQLVTQGKGLYNQHCVMCHGASGAGDGPVGSNLSKKIQPFKKYSDKQIIDILNGGKKDVMPDYRATLTAEQKEAIAKYINSL from the coding sequence ATGAAAGCGCTAAAATTAATTTTTATTTTATTCATGACAATAGATTTTAATGTTTATGCTGATAAAAATGAGCAATTGGTTACTCAAGGCAAAGGGTTATATAACCAACATTGTGTAATGTGCCATGGTGCTTCAGGAGCAGGTGATGGACCTGTTGGAAGTAATTTATCGAAAAAAATACAACCTTTTAAAAAATATAGTGACAAGCAAATTATTGATATTTTAAATGGTGGTAAAAAAGATGTTATGCCTGACTATAGAGCAACATTAACTGCAGAACAAAAAGAAGCTATAGCTAAATATATAAATTCGTTATAA
- the fusA gene encoding elongation factor G, giving the protein MSNSNLELRKYRNIGIMAHIDAGKTTTSERILYYTGRSHKLGEVHEGTATMDWMVQEQERGITITSAATTTFWKDHRINLIDTPGHVDFTVEVERSLRVLDGAVAVFDAANGVEPQSETVWRQADRYKVPRVAFLNKMDKVGADPEMCIQSMKEKLNTNVAFAQIAIGAESSFTGVVDLISLQAYIWRSDDKDTQPVIQEIPANLKDDALLYRQVLVENLADFDDELAEAVLADAKVTAEQIKSALRKAVIDLKIVPIFMGSSFRNKGIQPLLDAVIDYLPSPLDLPPVEGVEIEGVVKSGKRLSQEDESFSGIVFKIMSDPFVGALFFMRIYSGSIKTGDAVLNTLKNKKERVTKILRMHANDREELQVASAGEIVAVVGLKFATTGDTLCDVNAPIAYESMKFPDPVISLAIEPKSSGDLDKLQQSLNKLAQEDPSLKVSTSEETGQVLISGMGELHLQIIADRLLREFKVNANVGNPQVSYRECISIPAKASDSFSRTLSNKTFSAKVSLEIEPNNEKRNVEIEVPAKSMVPTNIVAAIKEALNGSVGSGTLCGYPLVNLKVKVTDYSFDSQAIDDVVYKVAASNALRTALSAAKPVMMEPIMKVEVVVPPDYSGTIVSDINSRRGHVAGLDTRGHLQVVHANIPLSCLFGYETDIRSLSQGRASSSMHFSHYEVLPKNLQDKILGII; this is encoded by the coding sequence ATGTCTAATAGTAATCTAGAATTAAGAAAATATCGCAATATTGGTATCATGGCACATATCGATGCAGGAAAAACAACTACTTCTGAGCGAATTTTGTATTACACTGGGCGTAGCCATAAATTAGGGGAAGTACACGAAGGTACAGCAACAATGGATTGGATGGTGCAAGAACAGGAGCGTGGAATCACCATTACTTCTGCAGCAACAACTACCTTTTGGAAAGATCATCGAATCAATTTAATTGATACTCCTGGCCATGTTGATTTTACTGTTGAAGTGGAACGTTCTTTGCGAGTGCTTGATGGTGCTGTTGCGGTATTTGATGCCGCTAATGGGGTAGAACCACAGTCAGAAACGGTTTGGAGACAGGCTGATCGTTACAAAGTACCTAGAGTCGCTTTTCTAAATAAAATGGATAAAGTGGGTGCAGATCCTGAAATGTGCATTCAATCTATGAAAGAAAAATTAAATACAAATGTTGCTTTTGCACAAATTGCAATTGGGGCAGAAAGTAGCTTTACAGGAGTTGTTGATCTTATTTCTCTGCAGGCTTATATTTGGCGCTCTGACGATAAAGATACTCAACCAGTTATTCAAGAAATTCCTGCTAATTTAAAAGACGATGCTCTTTTATATCGCCAAGTTTTAGTGGAAAATCTGGCTGATTTTGATGATGAATTGGCTGAGGCCGTATTAGCTGACGCAAAAGTAACTGCAGAGCAAATTAAAAGCGCTTTAAGAAAAGCTGTTATAGATTTAAAAATTGTACCAATTTTTATGGGTTCTTCTTTTAGAAATAAAGGAATTCAGCCTTTACTAGATGCCGTAATAGACTATTTACCATCTCCTTTAGATTTACCTCCAGTGGAAGGAGTTGAAATTGAAGGAGTGGTAAAAAGTGGGAAACGCCTTTCACAAGAAGATGAATCTTTTTCAGGAATAGTATTTAAAATAATGAGCGATCCATTTGTTGGGGCATTATTTTTTATGCGTATTTATTCTGGTTCAATTAAAACTGGTGATGCCGTTTTAAATACTTTAAAAAATAAAAAAGAACGTGTAACTAAAATACTTCGCATGCATGCAAACGATAGAGAAGAATTACAAGTTGCTTCAGCGGGAGAAATTGTCGCTGTAGTAGGCTTAAAATTTGCAACTACCGGAGACACATTATGCGATGTGAATGCCCCTATTGCCTATGAGTCTATGAAGTTTCCTGATCCAGTTATTTCTCTTGCAATTGAGCCAAAAAGTAGTGGTGATTTAGATAAATTACAACAAAGTTTAAATAAATTAGCTCAAGAAGATCCTTCACTAAAAGTTTCTACAAGCGAAGAAACTGGGCAAGTTCTTATTTCTGGAATGGGAGAACTGCACTTACAAATTATAGCAGATCGTTTGTTACGTGAATTTAAAGTTAATGCAAATGTTGGTAATCCACAGGTATCTTATCGTGAATGTATTTCTATTCCTGCAAAAGCAAGCGATTCTTTCAGCAGAACATTATCTAATAAAACATTTTCAGCTAAAGTTTCTTTAGAAATTGAACCAAATAATGAAAAAAGAAATGTAGAAATTGAAGTTCCTGCAAAATCTATGGTTCCAACGAATATTGTGGCTGCTATTAAAGAAGCTCTCAATGGTTCTGTTGGGAGTGGTACTTTATGTGGTTATCCACTAGTTAATTTAAAAGTTAAAGTAACAGACTATTCTTTTGATTCGCAAGCTATTGATGATGTGGTTTATAAAGTTGCAGCAAGCAACGCTTTAAGAACGGCACTAAGTGCAGCAAAACCTGTCATGATGGAACCTATTATGAAAGTTGAAGTTGTCGTTCCACCCGACTATAGTGGTACTATTGTTTCAGATATCAATAGTAGACGAGGACATGTTGCTGGACTCGATACCAGGGGACATTTACAAGTAGTGCATGCAAATATTCCTTTATCTTGTTTATTTGGTTATGAGACTGATATTCGTTCTTTATCGCAAGGAAGAGCGAGTAGTTCTATGCATTTTTCACATTATGAAGTTCTGCCAAAGAATCTGCAAGATAAAATTTTAGGTATTATCTAA
- a CDS encoding methyl-accepting chemotaxis protein — MKILNKLSLKAKLNLLNGTLALFLLLVSAVAQFGIHSSNLIIEQLSSNESSHWLNQSLIVKSDIQVAVRVAFEPYAEGKAVAAGPIKDANDSIKTFEQNLDKFAAESKFTPEESTKFNKLKDQWKTIKESLTVILKNMQEGKLKREEINALIIKTEDAFLNVNDILSEILAGNRKKTLELHTTAQLKEKIYFAGLLTLLILTITISVISFVFTIRLNRSFKKLSTDLFSRSKEITTVVSSLKESSDSLNSAINEQSHSIHDTTAAINQMNSTVNNTTLNTRELFDVSKSSLERADSGKLIMSNLVTAMEAIHKSNEQLQEISQIITQINTKTAVINDIVSKTELLSLNASIESARAGEQGKGFAVVAEEVGNLAKISGKSSKEIQDLISKSEEQVSKIIEQTKKRVDDVKEVTNNAQKSFEDISENISSLSNFIEKITMATQEQEIGIKQVSSAMENIERSTSNIQKSIGVTSNCSENLVEQGNKLEFASKDIDKLISGY; from the coding sequence ATGAAAATATTAAATAAACTTTCCTTAAAAGCAAAATTAAACCTCCTAAATGGTACTTTAGCTCTATTTTTATTACTTGTAAGCGCTGTTGCCCAATTTGGAATTCATTCAAGTAATTTAATAATTGAACAACTTTCTTCTAATGAATCTTCTCATTGGTTAAATCAATCCTTAATTGTAAAATCAGATATTCAAGTCGCAGTGCGAGTGGCATTTGAACCTTATGCTGAAGGAAAAGCTGTTGCTGCTGGTCCTATAAAAGATGCTAATGATTCTATAAAAACATTTGAACAAAATTTAGATAAATTTGCTGCTGAAAGTAAATTTACCCCTGAAGAAAGTACTAAATTTAACAAATTAAAAGACCAATGGAAAACCATTAAAGAAAGTTTGACTGTAATTTTAAAAAATATGCAAGAAGGTAAGTTAAAACGAGAAGAAATTAATGCACTGATAATAAAAACCGAAGATGCTTTTTTAAATGTAAATGATATTTTAAGTGAAATATTAGCAGGAAACAGAAAAAAAACTTTAGAACTCCATACTACTGCTCAATTAAAAGAAAAAATTTATTTCGCAGGACTTTTAACACTACTTATTTTAACAATAACTATTTCTGTTATTAGCTTTGTTTTTACAATAAGATTAAATAGAAGCTTTAAAAAACTAAGTACAGATCTTTTTAGTAGATCAAAAGAAATAACAACTGTTGTTAGCTCGCTAAAAGAAAGTTCAGATTCTCTTAATTCTGCAATTAACGAACAGTCCCATTCAATCCATGATACAACCGCAGCAATAAATCAAATGAATTCAACAGTTAATAATACAACTTTAAATACAAGAGAATTATTTGATGTTTCTAAAAGTTCATTAGAAAGAGCAGATAGTGGCAAATTAATTATGTCAAATTTAGTTACAGCAATGGAAGCAATTCATAAATCTAACGAACAATTACAAGAGATAAGCCAAATAATAACTCAAATAAATACAAAAACAGCAGTAATAAATGACATAGTCTCTAAAACAGAATTATTATCCCTCAATGCTTCTATTGAATCTGCGCGCGCAGGTGAGCAAGGAAAAGGCTTTGCAGTTGTTGCTGAAGAAGTAGGTAATTTGGCGAAAATTAGCGGTAAATCATCAAAAGAAATCCAAGATTTAATCTCAAAAAGCGAAGAACAGGTTTCAAAAATAATAGAACAAACTAAAAAAAGAGTTGATGATGTAAAAGAAGTAACAAATAATGCACAAAAATCATTTGAAGATATTTCAGAAAATATTTCCTCGCTTTCGAATTTTATCGAAAAAATTACTATGGCTACTCAAGAACAAGAAATAGGAATTAAACAAGTTTCTAGTGCTATGGAAAATATAGAGCGTTCCACTTCAAATATTCAGAAATCTATTGGGGTAACAAGTAATTGTTCAGAAAATTTAGTAGAACAAGGAAATAAATTAGAATTTGCATCAAAAGATATAGATAAATTAATCAGCGGTTACTGA
- a CDS encoding SCO family protein, with protein sequence MAQKKYLQQKRKSIIYLVLLGIILIAFHHRSYAETIKQEKQGEIYEKLNTKVDLSLKFKNQLGNIVSLNDLLQNEKVLIITLNYYKCTTMCALQFVNLADSLKKLGWKIGDGFRIATVSFDPKDNVDIAAEKHKVWVPKTGQESAKWDFLVADEESIKKLTKQLNFYYEYEPRTGEYSHAAALFFIKKDGTFYRYLYGIVYEPKEIKQAIIETSSGELGSFIEKIMTKFSKYKEQNGKYVSILSNQ encoded by the coding sequence ATGGCCCAAAAAAAATATCTTCAGCAAAAAAGAAAAAGTATAATATATCTCGTTTTGCTTGGAATTATCTTAATAGCATTCCATCATAGGAGTTATGCAGAAACGATAAAGCAAGAAAAACAAGGAGAAATTTATGAGAAATTAAACACAAAAGTAGATTTATCTTTAAAATTTAAAAATCAATTAGGAAATATTGTTTCTTTAAACGATTTGTTGCAGAACGAAAAAGTTTTAATTATTACATTAAATTATTATAAATGCACAACCATGTGTGCCTTGCAATTTGTTAATTTAGCAGACTCACTAAAAAAACTTGGTTGGAAAATAGGAGATGGTTTTAGAATAGCAACAGTTAGTTTTGATCCAAAAGATAATGTTGATATTGCTGCTGAAAAACACAAAGTCTGGGTACCTAAGACTGGCCAGGAGTCTGCTAAATGGGACTTTTTAGTGGCTGATGAAGAATCTATTAAAAAGCTAACTAAACAATTAAATTTTTATTATGAATATGAGCCTAGAACTGGTGAGTATTCCCATGCAGCAGCTTTATTTTTTATAAAAAAAGATGGAACTTTTTATCGCTACTTATATGGGATAGTTTATGAGCCAAAAGAAATAAAACAAGCAATTATTGAAACTAGTTCTGGTGAGTTAGGTTCATTTATTGAAAAAATTATGACTAAATTTAGCAAGTATAAAGAACAGAATGGTAAATATGTTTCTATTTTAAGTAATCAGTAA
- the proC gene encoding pyrroline-5-carboxylate reductase, translating to MSKILSGKIVVIGFGNIGKALVRGLQITGHEVEIYVCDRGELPAHEEFPEGLDFNKITYLNYDSIPNLKNSLFLNENDTIILSVKPQNFIEAIERWKSVFLNNQNFPLVISVLAGTPTEVIHKYFSEDCPVVRSMPNIAATIDCSATVISASKKTPKHFLERAKIIFDAVGKTWITNEDQLDAVTGLSGSGPAYIYMVIEAMADGGVKMGLSRQLSIELATQTVLGAAKLVQETKIHPAVLRDQVTTPGGTTISAIHELEKFGLRPMLISAVVTASERSAALAKLVETKIKEQV from the coding sequence TTGAGCAAAATTCTTTCAGGAAAAATTGTTGTAATTGGTTTTGGAAATATAGGCAAAGCTCTTGTAAGGGGGCTACAAATCACAGGCCATGAAGTCGAAATATATGTTTGTGATAGGGGAGAACTGCCCGCGCATGAAGAATTTCCCGAAGGACTAGATTTTAACAAAATTACATATTTAAATTATGATAGTATCCCTAATTTAAAAAATAGTTTATTTCTAAATGAAAATGATACTATTATTTTATCTGTTAAACCACAAAATTTTATTGAAGCCATTGAACGTTGGAAATCAGTGTTTTTAAATAACCAAAATTTTCCGTTAGTCATTTCAGTTCTCGCGGGAACACCTACAGAAGTTATCCATAAATACTTTTCTGAAGATTGCCCCGTTGTTCGAAGCATGCCAAATATTGCTGCAACTATTGATTGTTCTGCAACCGTAATAAGTGCTAGTAAAAAAACTCCAAAACATTTTTTAGAGCGAGCAAAAATTATTTTTGATGCAGTAGGAAAAACTTGGATCACTAATGAAGATCAACTTGATGCCGTCACAGGGTTAAGTGGTAGTGGTCCAGCTTACATTTACATGGTGATTGAAGCCATGGCAGATGGTGGTGTTAAAATGGGATTATCTCGTCAACTTTCCATAGAACTTGCCACCCAAACTGTATTAGGTGCTGCAAAACTCGTTCAAGAAACAAAAATACATCCTGCTGTTTTGCGCGACCAAGTGACTACACCTGGCGGAACTACAATTAGCGCTATTCATGAATTGGAAAAATTTGGCTTAAGACCCATGCTCATTTCAGCTGTTGTAACCGCCTCAGAACGTAGTGCTGCATTAGCTAAACTAGTAGAAACAAAAATAAAAGAGCAAGTTTAA
- a CDS encoding acetate kinase: MNILVINSGSSSLKFQIIETDQALIDSSTDKIKLKGLIDRIGTQALAKISVPNGIEIKESVAIRDHSAALDYIFKKITSGTLNLDGIFSLTDIHAIGHRVVHGGEKFSKSVLVDKTVLKSIEDCIDLAPLHNPANLKGIQATLALFGEKVPHAVVFDTAFHSTIPEVNYLYALPYQYYRRYRIRKYGFHGLSHRYVSYHYRKKVGIERDKVNIITVHLGNGCSICSIKEGKSFNTSMGFTPLAGLIMGTRAGDIDASIPEYLAHKEGITLSDIDILLNKASGLLGISGLTNDMRELLDEEREHHDRRATLAIDMFTMRIKHYLGAYLAEMGGADAIIFTGGIGENSSEVRRRICEGLQFLGIELNEQANKEKCLGVEGDISAPNSKVKAWVIPTNEELMIARDTFRCVNGLPAF; this comes from the coding sequence ATGAATATTCTTGTTATCAATAGTGGAAGTTCTTCCCTTAAATTTCAAATAATTGAAACAGACCAAGCTCTTATAGATAGTTCAACAGACAAAATTAAACTCAAAGGCTTAATAGATAGAATTGGTACGCAAGCTCTTGCAAAAATTTCAGTTCCAAATGGCATTGAAATTAAAGAGTCCGTTGCAATACGCGATCACTCTGCAGCATTAGATTATATTTTTAAAAAGATTACTTCTGGCACCCTTAATTTAGATGGAATTTTTTCTTTAACAGATATTCATGCGATAGGGCACAGAGTTGTTCACGGCGGTGAAAAATTTTCTAAATCTGTTTTAGTAGATAAAACTGTCCTAAAAAGTATAGAAGACTGTATTGATTTAGCACCTCTTCACAATCCAGCTAACCTAAAAGGAATTCAAGCAACTTTAGCATTATTCGGTGAAAAAGTTCCCCATGCTGTTGTATTTGATACTGCCTTTCACTCAACTATTCCCGAAGTAAACTATCTTTACGCATTACCATATCAATATTATCGTCGGTACCGTATTCGGAAGTATGGTTTCCATGGATTGTCACACCGCTATGTAAGTTATCATTATCGCAAAAAAGTGGGTATTGAACGAGATAAAGTAAATATTATTACTGTGCATTTAGGAAACGGATGTTCAATATGTTCTATTAAAGAGGGAAAATCCTTTAATACATCCATGGGTTTCACGCCATTAGCTGGCTTAATTATGGGAACAAGAGCGGGAGATATCGACGCATCAATTCCTGAATATCTTGCACATAAAGAAGGAATTACCTTATCAGATATAGATATTCTTTTAAATAAAGCATCAGGTTTACTAGGAATTTCTGGTTTAACAAATGACATGCGTGAACTGCTTGATGAAGAAAGAGAACATCATGATAGACGTGCTACTTTAGCTATAGATATGTTTACTATGCGCATAAAACATTATTTAGGAGCATATTTAGCTGAAATGGGCGGCGCAGATGCTATTATTTTCACGGGCGGAATAGGTGAAAACTCATCTGAAGTTCGGAGAAGAATTTGTGAAGGCCTGCAGTTTTTAGGGATTGAATTAAACGAGCAAGCAAATAAAGAAAAATGTTTGGGAGTTGAAGGAGATATTTCTGCCCCAAATAGTAAAGTAAAAGCTTGGGTTATTCCAACCAATGAAGAATTAATGATCGCTCGCGATACTTTTCGCTGCGTAAATGGTTTGCCTGCATTTTAA
- a CDS encoding phosphate acyltransferase, with amino-acid sequence MLFQTLSSGARDNIFMRAKGKTISLPEGNDERVIKAAEILKKELNIKTYLGNSQEAEKNKQKTLDIMQKIAEKKGKPLSDKILPLIGDTTFEGGAKLHLGEVDAVVSGCVNSTAHVIRAALSTVGLKPQTKIITSAFLLALPKPTPGGEGLVLFADCGVIPQPSSGELVDIAYLGQEAYAFWSGQTPHVSFLSFSTVGSAEHPDVEKVRNAFKIFTEKYPNIIADGEVQFDTACVPSVAQRKNPQGKAQGKTNVFIFPDLDAGNIGYKITQRIGGAEAWGPILLGAAKPFSDLSRGASAEDIAHVAALTLALS; translated from the coding sequence ATGTTGTTTCAAACTTTATCTAGTGGTGCTAGAGACAATATTTTTATGCGTGCTAAAGGAAAAACAATTTCTCTGCCTGAAGGAAATGATGAAAGGGTTATTAAAGCAGCAGAAATATTAAAAAAAGAATTAAATATAAAAACTTATTTAGGTAACAGCCAAGAAGCTGAAAAAAATAAGCAGAAAACTTTGGATATTATGCAAAAAATTGCTGAAAAAAAGGGGAAGCCATTATCTGATAAAATTCTGCCCCTTATCGGAGATACAACTTTTGAAGGAGGAGCTAAACTTCATTTAGGTGAAGTGGATGCTGTTGTTTCTGGATGTGTAAATTCCACAGCGCATGTGATTCGTGCCGCATTAAGTACTGTGGGGTTAAAACCACAAACTAAAATTATAACAAGTGCATTTTTATTGGCTTTGCCGAAACCTACTCCAGGTGGTGAAGGATTGGTGTTATTTGCAGATTGTGGAGTAATACCACAACCATCAAGTGGAGAGTTGGTTGATATAGCTTATCTTGGACAAGAGGCATATGCTTTCTGGAGTGGTCAAACACCGCATGTTTCTTTTTTAAGTTTTTCTACAGTTGGCAGTGCTGAACATCCTGATGTTGAAAAAGTTAGAAATGCTTTTAAAATATTTACTGAAAAATATCCAAATATCATTGCTGATGGAGAAGTTCAGTTTGATACCGCTTGTGTTCCAAGTGTGGCGCAAAGAAAAAATCCACAAGGAAAAGCGCAAGGTAAAACGAATGTCTTTATTTTTCCCGATCTTGATGCAGGAAATATTGGCTATAAAATAACTCAAAGAATTGGTGGTGCAGAAGCTTGGGGGCCTATTTTATTAGGCGCAGCAAAACCTTTTTCTGACTTATCCAGAGGTGCCTCTGCTGAAGATATTGCGCATGTTGCAGCTCTTACTTTAGCTCTAAGTTAA